The DNA region CTTCAGATTGTGGCGTCTGGATGCTCGTACAACTAGGTGTTGCACATCACGCCAGGTAAGTGTGGGGCTATGggtgaaagaaataaaaaaggatGAACTACCCAACTGAGCCAAACTGAACTGCTCTCAGTTATAGCATTGCAAAACCAAAATTAAGCCACTACTTTGCTTCTAAAGCCAGAGCGATGATCCCAGCTGCTAAGGGGGCTGAAGCTGATGTTCCAGTGTGGTCAGTGGTACAAGCCCCATTCAGGTCTGTTGTCACCTGGACAGTCGAGCagtataaaaatacatatgtTAATACTAATATTAACATATTAGTATTACACACGTTAATACATATGTTAATACTAATATGCTAATACTATCATTTGAAAAACAGATTGTGATTTTAATTTAGGAAATGTATGTAGATACGAGGTGTGCTTAAAATATTAAACCTACAGTACATAATAATTAAACATATGCtaaaatgtgtatatatatagggTCATACCAGACTGAGGTTCTTACAATTCTCTCTTGGTTGCCATTACCCCCGCTATAAGTTGTGGTCAGCACTGCTGCACAGGGTTCACTGTAGCTGGGCACATCTGCCCTATTTGTGGTGCTACTGATGGCCACTGTGTATATGCTGTTGACATAACCATCGCAGTTGCAGTTGTCCATGTTCATGCCACCATTCCCAGAGGCCCAAATGAAAATGGAACCCAGGCCGCCACGGCCCTGCAGAGCAAGCTTTTCATGTTAACTCAGTATGGAAACAGAGAGTCTGGAAACCATATAATCAGTTGGGTATGCCAGCGAAAAGACAGATGATGTTGTCACTTTTGAGTCAAAATGGGGATGCTCTGAACATTTGACCTGTGATTTCTCTCAAAAACAACATTGTGGTGCCAGATAAAAATTTAAGTGGGCTAGCCGTAACCAAATGACCAAAAGACTACTCACATTGAAACAAGGCTCTAATTCCAAACAGCTGAAAGACACTCACATGTACTTAACAACTGCTTTAGCTACAAAATCTAAGCAGGCAGTATTACAGAAGTTCCAAATATAGAATATTTTCTTTGATGTGAAATCTAACTGACTTAGAAAGAGCCCGAATGAAGCCATACCTGGCTCACTCCTCTGATGAGGGCCTCCTGAGACAGCAACCCTGGCCCATCTACTACTGAACCAGTGTCTGGTGGGCCCCAACTGCTGCTGTAGATGTCAATGTGATGCTGATTAAAGATGAGAGATTTGGCCTCTATCAAGTCGGTCACATCCCCATCCAACATCCGTATACCTAAACAAAGCAGCACAAGCGTAGCGTTATATCAGATGCTGCGAACATAATGGCCACTCAGAGCATAATTGAGGACAGGCAAATTATGCAAAATGCTGTCGCTCAAGCAGTTACCACATGCCTCCGATTTTAGCGTGATATGCCACaccgacaccacacacactgttatttGCTACAGATGCAATCTGTCCAGCGCATCTCGTTCCATGCCTGGGAAGTAGAAAATATGAGTACATTTTCACAATCTCTGCAGGCTAATTTTAAGCACCAATTCTATAATATTCAGAGGGAGAATATTTACCTGTTCCTTTTGTAAAGTGTACGATGTGGGTCAGGGTTTGGATCAATGTCATTAATATCATAGCTAGCTGCAGGATCCTTTATAAACACAGATAGGCATAAAAAGAGTTAATAAAAATGACAAGTACTTTTAATTGTTTGGCAAAGAGTGCATGATACTAGTTTCTAAATTGGTTCAATGTGCAGGTGCATGACTTGCAAGCTCACATAATTTCCAGCAAGATCGGGGTGGTTTTTCTCAATCCCATCATCCAGTACTGACACAACCACACCCTTGCCTGTGTACCCACGAGTCCATGCTGCCACAATATTGTGACCAAATGATTCACTCTGGAAATATATATTGCTAAAATTGAAATTAGGAACTGAGGAATTACAGGCCCAATTGACAGCAAACTCTCAAGGGTTGCTGATGAACAGCTAAGGGAAGATGAACATGTTGAAATGTATACATTATTTGAAACTATATAGCTAAACTGCAATAGCATCTATAAAGGTGATATGTACCAGATGCCACTGCTTATGGAATAAAGGATCACTGGGGGGTATGAATGAGTGTCGTTTCTTCCTGGACTTTCCTGACTGCTGTGCAAACCAGATAATCTGCAGCATAGAGTTAACAGATAACATGATGAATGAACCAGCCCTCTATACAATCATGGTCTTaactaattatattatataatatttcaattatataatttactattatatttcaaacacagaaacaaaccCTAGCACCGACAACCATAGGCTGTGGATATAATAATCTAGTAAATTATTGTTGGCCAATTAACATTTAGTCTTGCAGTTTTATAGCCTAAAGACAGACCCTTTACAACAAAAATCCTGcgtgtgacaaaaaaaaactgaagttgTACTGCAGAAAACAGCTTGTTATTAGcctagttattattataaattattttgtAAGAGCTAGTATATGACTATTGTTGTAGCCTAATAACATGCAAAAAATGCTGCCCATCTGCTAGCCTTTTAGGCTgtcactgataaaaaaaaaaaatatatattttacttaAAATGAATTCAAttccataggcctactttaatttcAAATAATCTCACCATTGGATCCTTCCTCAGTCGCACACTGTGCAAGTGAGTTTGAAACGACTGCTTTAACACTGCCCTTTGCTTCATGTGATAGTAATTGCTGTCTGTAAATATCTGCATAACACAATAATAGCATTCATTATGGGATATGGCTAAACTCAAATGTTAGCCAACATCAGTGAAAAGAAAAAACGCTACAACGCTAACGTAGCATGCCTATCTTGTGCTTAAGAATACTTTTCCCATATTGATAAATCCATATTTTCTTGAAATCCTCTCAACAGACTCGGCGGAAGTCCCCGCCAACTGAACAGCCCAATTATTTGTGTAAAAATCTGCAGTGAGACAAATATTACATAAGCAAGCTGAAAACAAAAGGTGGTAAAAAGGCCTACTGTTCATGGCGGCCTTTAGGTAACTTTGTATTTCTCTACGCGACGATTGCCATGACAACAGCGTTACCGgggaccaaagattctagactGCCTGACTAGCCTAGCCTGACGAttcagacccacattaaaatgtaggtctgggctagggttgccacatttgatttgtgaaaacccgggacaaaaaaaaattatgaTTTTTATTAATGTTAAATGCCTTTAATTATACTAGGCCTATTACtggttttaaataataatttattaacaaATGCTGCAAATGTTTAACTATAAATGGTGCCTTCATTGATCACTTTAAGGTTGctgagtctaaacggttctaaTGCCCTTTCACCAGCTTTTTTAAGATATAAGGCTaatacataaaacattaacaataCTATGCATAATATTAAGTTGTTAGCCTACCGACTCCGAAAAGTTACCCATTTTCACCCTGTCGGCGTAGTGTAGgcctgtgtaggcctatctcttTTTCTTCGCCGCTGGCCCTGACTTtgattgtaggcctatactcctctaacctgaccctagccagatgaatttcgctccgcctagctccactcatccatctggaacctatccattgaagtgttgcttccgaaggctgggcctaatcaaaaaatgcttgcatgattgaataagccacttgtctgtcatctattgacgtgctacttcaaccactcacatcgaagccaacccgtgacgctaataacagtctcacattcgcttctacgctatgtcacatctatgaaactcccgccctgcgtcctgattggctgtaccataaaatcggttgcagaaatcactctcaatggaagaggtcccagatggatgtgagctaggcggagctaagcggaacgaaattcatctggctagggtcaggttaatacTCCTCCGTCTCGTGCCCCATTTTATCAATTCAAATCTAAccgaattttttttttttttactaggcTACCCTCTCCGAACTGTTGCCTACCCGCACGCACTCACTCTCTTCGACATGCTTGCTGCGCGCGGCCGGTAGGCCCTAGTTGTTAGATGACGCTGATGGTTAAGGTAAACTTTCGTTTCGCAGGTCTGCATTACAACCAATCAAATAAGCGCATGCCTGCCTCCGACAGCAGGATACAATCAAGATAATTTAAGAAAAGTAGTAGGATTGCAGGAGCGCGGAACGTAGGTTTTATTGAAAGTAAAACACACTGTTCACCAACaacaacatccatcttatttgttttcaagtagcagggaattcaagccaaaccgttgcaactctgccatcaatcattatgttaagcccgcctaacgactctatacacgatttgattggcctgatagaaatttcatttttcgagctcacaagccaacggagagttgctagactagccctggcagcaaatgcgctagggtgcgtctagatttctaggctatgactagccagctctgttctagaatctttgctagcCAGGGCCCTTTACTGTTTATGGCCAGAGCAGGGGAACTTGCAAGATCTTTGATAGCAAGTAACGAGATTGGTTATGAAATGGCCATCGCTGTCTTATAACATTAACATGAGTTACAAAGTTGCAAAATGCTGGCTGTGACGTTAGCTATGATTCTAACTTCCTGTCATTTAGCGATAACACATTCGCAGAGCCCATCTACAAATTCtctgatatagtttttttttggttGCAATATTTTAACATAactataaaacaaaaaaaaacaaaaaaacttgaatcttcaaaaaagaaaaaaaaagaaaaataaagaaagaaaacttgAAGATCTGACAGGGACTGATTTAAAGGTCACGTATGGCAAGCgatattttaacatttaccaGCTAAGTTTGACTATCTggagttatggttatggttatggatttagcagacgcctttaacattaacattgtaGATATCAACAACGTCTTTCTGACTAGTCGCAATTACATTTTGGATAGTTGGAATTGTCATTCAAGATATCTGTAACATAATTGTGACTAGTTGAAACATCAGATATATGTGTAATTtagttttgactaggcaaaactgaattaGGCTACAGATATCTGTCATCACGTCATTGAAAACAACATTCAACTCGTCAcacattttaaatgacaattgcagatatctttaattcagttttgactaggcagaaTGAAAGGTGAAGATATCTCAAACGTCATTATGACTAGTGCAAATTATTGTGCAAGATGTTGCTCTAGATCCgtagcagagcccgtctacttattagacattctctgtccGTAGGCTAATTTCCCCTCCCCAACATAATCGAAGAAGAAGTGGGCTTATTTCATTATTTCTAAGaatggaagaagaagaagcagtcaTGGCTGTAATGTCTTGTTGACATCTAAAATAACTAAAACTCAGGGACACCGTGTGGTTTATTAGACTCTCACGTTATCAACTGGCTTGATCTCTGTTTCGTAGCCTACATaaattagtaggcctaggctactaaatGCACCAGCACCATCTACAGGAAACTCCATTCATAATGATGTTGGCTGTAATCGAAAAAATCAACATTGAAAAGCAACATTGAATCATCAATTCTTGCTGCCAGCTCCTGTCTATACTGTAGGCTGCAGCATTAAAAAGACGATTAAAAACTCCTTCGCCCTCTGGCAGCTCTGACATTATGCTAATTAGTGCTAATTACAAAGTTAACAGTTAACAGGTGCTATGTGATTTGATGATTTGAACAACAACACGCTCTGCTTCCGCCTAAAGTAGCCTAGGATGCGGGCCTAATTTGCATAGCAATACAGATATCTCTAACGTCATTTCGCCTAGTCAAAACTCTAATTCAAAATAtctataattacattttgactAGGCAGAATGAAAGTTATAGATATCTCCAATTTATCTCTAAACAAAACtcattcaagatatctataaCTTGATAATAGATATCTAGCCTACAATCAAATTATGACTAGGCCTATCCCTAACTCCAGTTTGAGATATCTACAACGTCATTTTGACTAGTCATAATtccatttacagatatctacaatGCCATTTCACCTAGTCAAAACTtaattcaagatatctgaaaAGGAACATGTAGATATATTGAATTGAGGTGAATTAAAGatatcttcaactggagttatGACTAGTCAGAATCAAATTGTAGATATCTCTAACtggaattacagatatctgcaaTACATATCCAGTCTGGcgggtaaatgttaaaatggcttGCCGTAGGCCACGTGTCTATAGCTAGGACTTTACTGCCACCTGGTGCATGTTCAAACAACGTGGCacgacacaaaacaaaacagccgaAATAAGCCATTCGCAGTGGGAGTATTTCATTGAATTAACTTGGTGTAGCTTGGTGTTAGATTTGACTGGTAGAAGCACAGGCTAATATTTGTTTTCCTGCAACAGAGGAGAGCTTATCCTTACAAAAATAACTGCTCTGCTGTCATGGGACAAACAAGTACAGTATTTCGGCAGTAAATTGCAGTAGGGCTATCGATACTAGTGCAATGTAGTTTTTCATGTCCACACATATTGCATTGCCTGCATATGAACTCCAAATAATTCCTCTAATAATAGACAGTAAACTGAGTGGGCAATATTATCATGGAGGTAGGAAACCGTGGGATTTAACACCGTGATAGGCCTGTAATGGCAGATATGAACCATTAAATATTAGCCTACAACGGCTAAAAAATATAAACATCTAGTTATTGAGGCAGCATGTAGGTTAAATAACACTGCTTGGTTAACCACCGCAAAGGCATATAGGCTACTATACTATAaaactatactatatatatttttggctTAGACTTTCTGTGTAGCTTTTCTGTGCGTCAT from Alosa alosa isolate M-15738 ecotype Scorff River chromosome 9, AALO_Geno_1.1, whole genome shotgun sequence includes:
- the LOC125300250 gene encoding furin-like isoform X3, which translates into the protein MKQRAVLKQSFQTHLHSVRLRKDPMIIWFAQQSGKSRKKRHSFIPPSDPLFHKQWHLSESFGHNIVAAWTRGYTGKGVVVSVLDDGIEKNHPDLAGNYDPAASYDINDIDPNPDPHRTLYKRNRHGTRCAGQIASVANNSVCGVGVAYHAKIGGIRMLDGDVTDLIEAKSLIFNQHHIDIYSSSWGPPDTGSVVDGPGLLSQEALIRGVSQGRGGLGSIFIWASGNGGMNMDNCNCDGYVNSIYTVAISSTTNRADVPSYSEPCAAVLTTTYSGGNGNQERIVTTDLNGACTTDHTGTSASAPLAAGIIALALEANPTLTWRDVQHLVVRASRRHNLKAEDWTVNGAGRNVSHYYGYGLLDAGKLVGLARNWSAVNSQKKCQHVILKYMPVKIGHYLRISWNETACRWDRNRIRSLEHVQAQLSLKHVHRGDLTITLLSPAGTPSNLLTRRHFDRSSAGFSGWNFMSTRCWDEDPTGVWSLIIRNTGDRHNIGELTHLHINLYGTDEHIFGRRMERTMIHQCTVRNNNGSCKDCPYPLYIFENICVVACPPHFYELDSNSSTYPQRHCLPCHRSCETCSGPEGTHCLDCPPHSTFNPQLGMCSSPNYRCRRA
- the LOC125300250 gene encoding proprotein convertase subtilisin/kexin type 4-like isoform X1, whose translation is MNSRPFYHLLFSACLCNICLTADFYTNNWAVQLAGTSAESVERISRKYGFINMGKIFTDSNYYHMKQRAVLKQSFQTHLHSVRLRKDPMIIWFAQQSGKSRKKRHSFIPPSDPLFHKQWHLSESFGHNIVAAWTRGYTGKGVVVSVLDDGIEKNHPDLAGNYDPAASYDINDIDPNPDPHRTLYKRNRHGTRCAGQIASVANNSVCGVGVAYHAKIGGIRMLDGDVTDLIEAKSLIFNQHHIDIYSSSWGPPDTGSVVDGPGLLSQEALIRGVSQGRGGLGSIFIWASGNGGMNMDNCNCDGYVNSIYTVAISSTTNRADVPSYSEPCAAVLTTTYSGGNGNQERIVTTDLNGACTTDHTGTSASAPLAAGIIALALEANPTLTWRDVQHLVVRASRRHNLKAEDWTVNGAGRNVSHYYGYGLLDAGKLVGLARNWSAVNSQKKCQHVILKYMPVKIGHYLRISWNETACRWDRNRIRSLEHVQAQLSLKHVHRGDLTITLLSPAGTPSNLLTRRHFDRSSAGFSGWNFMSTRCWDEDPTGVWSLIIRNTGDRHNIGELTHLHINLYGTDEHIFGRRMERTMIHQCTVRNNNGSCKDCPYPLYIFENICVVACPPHFYELDSNSSTYPQRHCLPCHRSCETCSGPEGTHCLDCPPHSTFNPQLGMCSSPNYRCRRA
- the LOC125300250 gene encoding furin-like isoform X2; this encodes MQIFTDSNYYHMKQRAVLKQSFQTHLHSVRLRKDPMIIWFAQQSGKSRKKRHSFIPPSDPLFHKQWHLSESFGHNIVAAWTRGYTGKGVVVSVLDDGIEKNHPDLAGNYDPAASYDINDIDPNPDPHRTLYKRNRHGTRCAGQIASVANNSVCGVGVAYHAKIGGIRMLDGDVTDLIEAKSLIFNQHHIDIYSSSWGPPDTGSVVDGPGLLSQEALIRGVSQGRGGLGSIFIWASGNGGMNMDNCNCDGYVNSIYTVAISSTTNRADVPSYSEPCAAVLTTTYSGGNGNQERIVTTDLNGACTTDHTGTSASAPLAAGIIALALEANPTLTWRDVQHLVVRASRRHNLKAEDWTVNGAGRNVSHYYGYGLLDAGKLVGLARNWSAVNSQKKCQHVILKYMPVKIGHYLRISWNETACRWDRNRIRSLEHVQAQLSLKHVHRGDLTITLLSPAGTPSNLLTRRHFDRSSAGFSGWNFMSTRCWDEDPTGVWSLIIRNTGDRHNIGELTHLHINLYGTDEHIFGRRMERTMIHQCTVRNNNGSCKDCPYPLYIFENICVVACPPHFYELDSNSSTYPQRHCLPCHRSCETCSGPEGTHCLDCPPHSTFNPQLGMCSSPNYRCRRA